A single Campylobacter hyointestinalis subsp. hyointestinalis DNA region contains:
- a CDS encoding YebC/PmpR family DNA-binding transcriptional regulator: MGRAFEYRRASKEARWDKMSKLFPKLGKAITVAAKEGGINPEMNPKLRTAIATAKAQNMPKDNIDAAIKRANGKDSSDIKTIFYDGKAAHGVQIVVEAATDNPTRTVANVKAIFSKNGGEMLPSGSLNFMFSRKAVFEVVKPSGDIEELELELIDAGLTDIEQNGETIIIYGDYTSFGTLSEGIDKMGLEVKKGSLQFIPNSTVNLDESALGELERLLDKLEDDDDVQAVYTNIE; encoded by the coding sequence ATGGGACGAGCATTTGAATATAGACGTGCTTCAAAAGAGGCTCGTTGGGATAAAATGAGTAAGCTTTTTCCAAAATTAGGAAAAGCTATAACAGTGGCTGCTAAAGAAGGCGGAATAAATCCTGAGATGAATCCAAAACTTCGTACCGCAATAGCAACGGCAAAAGCTCAAAATATGCCAAAAGATAACATAGACGCGGCTATAAAAAGAGCAAATGGAAAAGATAGTAGCGATATAAAAACTATATTTTATGACGGAAAAGCGGCACACGGCGTACAGATAGTAGTAGAAGCCGCGACCGATAATCCAACTCGCACCGTAGCAAACGTTAAAGCGATATTTAGCAAAAACGGTGGAGAGATGCTGCCTAGTGGAAGTTTAAATTTTATGTTTTCTAGAAAAGCAGTCTTTGAAGTAGTAAAACCAAGCGGAGATATAGAGGAGTTGGAGCTTGAGCTCATCGACGCTGGACTTACTGATATAGAACAAAATGGTGAAACTATAATCATATACGGAGATTATACTAGTTTTGGTACGCTTAGCGAAGGTATAGATAAAATGGGGCTTGAAGTAAAAAAAGGTAGTTTGCAATTTATCCCAAACTCAACTGTAAATTTAGATGAATCTGCTTTGGGTGAGCTTGAGCGACTACTAGATAAACTTGAAGACGATGATGACGTGCAAGCCGTTTATACAAATATAGAATAA